Proteins encoded together in one Vogesella indigofera window:
- the catC gene encoding muconolactone Delta-isomerase produces the protein MLFHVRMDVKLPHDMADSVAANLKQVEKDKAQALQRSGKWRHLWRVAGQYSNVSIFDVTDVDELHQLLSTLPLFPFMTIQVMPLCRHPSSVHDDDR, from the coding sequence ATGCTGTTTCACGTACGAATGGATGTGAAGTTACCGCACGACATGGCCGACAGCGTTGCGGCCAACCTGAAGCAAGTCGAGAAGGACAAGGCGCAGGCGCTGCAGCGCAGCGGCAAGTGGCGCCACCTGTGGCGTGTTGCCGGCCAGTACTCGAATGTCAGCATTTTTGACGTGACGGATGTGGACGAGCTGCACCAGCTGCTGTCCACGCTGCCACTATTTCCGTTCATGACCATCCAGGTCATGCCCCTGTGTCGTCACCCGTCTTCGGTACACGACGACGACCGTTGA
- the catA gene encoding catechol 1,2-dioxygenase, whose protein sequence is MNHAEIDALVKSFIVDTASGAVNPRVQQVVVRLTSDLFKAIEDLDLQPSEIWKGLEYFAEAGASHELGLLAPGIGLERFIDIRQDEAEAKAGLTGGTPRTIEGPLYVAGAPTSTGFARLDDGSESAQGEVLFMQGTVYGADGKPLPGAQVEVWHANLMGNYSFFDKSQSHFNLRRTIITDEQGRYQFRSIVPMGYGCPPEGTTQRLLTQLGRHGRRPAHIHFFVSAPAHRKLTTQINIDGDEYLWDDFAFASREGLVPAVTRISDAAALDQKQLSQPFASIDFDFHLYGESAVAPAAEVARQRASA, encoded by the coding sequence ATGAATCACGCAGAAATCGATGCCCTGGTAAAAAGCTTCATCGTTGATACCGCTAGCGGTGCGGTGAACCCGCGCGTGCAGCAAGTGGTGGTGCGCCTGACCAGCGACCTGTTCAAGGCGATCGAGGACCTGGACCTGCAGCCGAGCGAAATCTGGAAAGGTCTGGAGTACTTTGCCGAGGCCGGTGCCAGCCACGAGCTGGGCCTGCTGGCGCCCGGTATCGGTCTGGAGCGCTTCATCGACATCCGCCAGGACGAGGCAGAGGCCAAGGCCGGCCTGACTGGCGGCACGCCGCGCACCATCGAAGGCCCGCTGTACGTGGCCGGCGCCCCGACGAGCACGGGTTTCGCCCGCCTCGATGACGGCAGCGAAAGCGCGCAGGGCGAAGTGCTGTTCATGCAGGGCACCGTCTACGGTGCCGACGGCAAGCCGCTGCCGGGGGCACAGGTGGAGGTGTGGCACGCCAACCTGATGGGCAACTACTCCTTCTTCGACAAGAGCCAGTCCCACTTCAACCTGCGCCGTACCATCATCACCGACGAGCAGGGCCGCTACCAGTTCCGCAGCATCGTGCCGATGGGCTACGGCTGCCCGCCGGAAGGCACCACCCAGCGCCTGCTGACGCAGCTGGGCCGCCACGGCCGCCGTCCGGCGCACATCCACTTCTTCGTGTCGGCGCCGGCACACCGCAAGCTGACCACCCAGATCAATATCGACGGTGACGAATACCTGTGGGACGACTTCGCCTTCGCCAGCCGCGAAGGACTGGTGCCGGCGGTGACCCGCATCAGCGATGCCGCCGCGCTGGACCAGAAGCAGCTGAGCCAGCCGTTCGCCTCCATCGACTTCGACTTCCACCTCTATGGTGAGTCGGCGGTGGCCCCGGCGGCCGAAGTGGCACGCCAGCGCGCCAGCGCCTGA
- the benA gene encoding benzoate 1,2-dioxygenase large subunit codes for MIPIHTDSSPRLKSLDDYLIENPQTGDYRLHRSVFTDEALFELEMKHIFEGNWIYLAHESQIPNNNDYYTTNMGRQPIFIARNRQGELNAFVNACTHRGATLCRHKRGNKATYTCPFHGWTFNNSGKLLKVKDPEDAGYPDCFNKEGSHDLKKVARFENYRGFLFGSLNADVKPLTEYLGEATKIIDMIVEQSPDGLEVLRGSSTYTFDGNWKLTAENGADGYHVSAVHWNYAATTSQRKEQNAREDNTRAMDAGKWGKQGGGFYAFEHGHMLLWTQWANPEDRPNFARRDEYADKLGPEMADWMVRNSRNLCLYPNVYLMDQFGSQIRVVRPLSVGKSEVTIYCIAPKGEPADARARRIRQYEDFFNASGMATPDDLEEFRACQQGYAGRAVEWNDMCRGATHWVEGADEAARKIGLKPVLSGVKTEDEGLYTVQHRYWLDVMKKAVAAEGGQA; via the coding sequence ATGATCCCGATTCACACCGATAGCAGCCCCAGGCTGAAGTCGCTGGACGACTACCTGATCGAGAATCCGCAGACCGGTGACTACCGCCTGCACCGCAGCGTCTTCACCGACGAAGCGCTGTTCGAACTCGAGATGAAGCACATCTTCGAAGGCAACTGGATCTATCTCGCGCACGAGAGCCAGATCCCGAACAACAACGACTACTACACCACTAATATGGGGCGCCAGCCGATCTTCATCGCGCGCAACCGCCAGGGTGAGCTGAACGCCTTCGTCAACGCCTGTACCCACCGCGGCGCGACGCTGTGCCGCCACAAGCGCGGCAACAAGGCGACCTACACCTGCCCGTTCCACGGCTGGACCTTCAACAACAGCGGCAAGCTGCTGAAGGTGAAGGATCCGGAAGACGCCGGCTACCCGGACTGCTTCAACAAGGAAGGCTCGCACGACCTGAAAAAAGTCGCGCGCTTCGAGAACTACCGCGGCTTCCTGTTCGGCAGCCTGAATGCGGACGTCAAGCCGCTGACCGAGTATCTCGGCGAGGCGACCAAGATCATCGACATGATCGTCGAGCAGTCGCCGGATGGGCTGGAGGTGCTGCGCGGCTCGTCGACCTACACCTTCGACGGCAACTGGAAGCTGACCGCCGAAAACGGTGCCGATGGCTACCACGTTTCGGCCGTGCACTGGAACTACGCCGCCACCACCAGCCAGCGCAAGGAACAGAACGCGCGCGAAGACAACACCCGCGCCATGGACGCCGGCAAGTGGGGCAAGCAGGGCGGCGGCTTCTACGCCTTCGAGCACGGCCACATGCTGTTGTGGACGCAGTGGGCCAACCCGGAAGACCGTCCCAACTTCGCGCGCCGCGACGAATACGCCGACAAGCTCGGCCCCGAGATGGCCGACTGGATGGTACGCAACTCGCGCAACCTGTGCCTGTACCCCAACGTGTACCTGATGGACCAGTTCGGCTCGCAGATCCGCGTGGTACGGCCGCTGTCGGTGGGCAAGTCCGAAGTCACCATCTATTGCATCGCGCCCAAGGGCGAACCGGCCGACGCGCGCGCCCGCCGCATCCGCCAGTACGAAGACTTCTTCAACGCCAGCGGCATGGCGACGCCGGACGACCTGGAAGAGTTCCGCGCCTGCCAGCAAGGCTATGCCGGCCGTGCGGTGGAGTGGAACGACATGTGCCGCGGCGCCACGCACTGGGTGGAAGGGGCCGACGAGGCTGCCCGCAAGATCGGCCTGAAGCCGGTGCTGAGCGGGGTCAAGACCGAGGACGAGGGCCTGTACACGGTGCAGCACCGCTACTGGCTGGACGTGATGAAGAAAGCCGTTGCCGCGGAAGGGGGACAGGCATGA
- the benB gene encoding benzoate 1,2-dioxygenase small subunit, with amino-acid sequence MSTVNMELIRAFLYRESRLLDDEQWDDWLACYHDDAEFWMPSWDDDDTLVSDPQREISLIYYPNRQGLEDRVFRIKTERSSATMPDTRTSHNISNVELVAQDGAQVTVRFNWHTLSHRYKTDYSHFGMARYVIDFAGDSPKIRNKYVVLKNDYIHQVIDIYHI; translated from the coding sequence ATGAGTACCGTGAATATGGAGCTGATCCGCGCCTTTCTCTACCGCGAAAGCCGCCTGCTGGACGACGAGCAGTGGGACGACTGGCTGGCGTGCTACCACGACGACGCCGAGTTCTGGATGCCGTCGTGGGACGACGACGACACCCTGGTGTCCGACCCGCAGCGCGAGATCTCGCTGATCTACTACCCGAATCGGCAGGGGCTGGAAGACCGCGTGTTCCGCATCAAGACCGAGCGCTCCAGCGCCACCATGCCGGACACCCGCACCAGCCACAACATCAGCAATGTCGAGCTGGTGGCGCAGGACGGCGCGCAGGTCACCGTGCGCTTCAACTGGCACACGCTGAGCCACCGTTACAAGACCGATTACAGCCACTTCGGCATGGCGCGCTACGTGATCGATTTTGCCGGGGACAGTCCGAAAATCCGCAACAAGTATGTGGTGCTGAAAAACGATTACATCCACCAGGTAATCGATATCTATCACATCTGA
- the benC gene encoding benzoate 1,2-dioxygenase electron transfer component BenC has protein sequence MSYQIALQFEDGVTRFISCNDNETLSDAAYRQKINIPLDCRDGACGTCRGLCESGSYELPPSSYIDDALTAEEAGQGYILACQTRPKSDCVIQIPASSQACKTGVTTFDGTLASVETLSDSTIGFAIELDAAANLGFLPGQYVKVDIPGSELSRAYSFSSPPGAAQAAFVVRNVPGGRMSQFLRHDARPGQRISFSGPYGSFYLREVVRPVLFLAGGTGIAPFLSMLAVLAESDSTQPIRMVFGVTNDVDLVALEQLEAAHVRLPQFDYRSCVAAADSDHPRKGYVTQHIDPAWLNGGDVDIYLCGPVAMVDAVRQWLADSGITPANFYYEKFSASSEA, from the coding sequence ATGAGTTATCAGATTGCACTTCAGTTTGAAGATGGCGTCACCCGTTTCATCAGCTGCAACGACAACGAAACGCTATCCGATGCCGCCTATCGCCAGAAGATCAACATCCCGCTGGATTGTCGAGATGGCGCCTGCGGCACCTGTCGCGGCCTGTGCGAGTCGGGCAGTTACGAGTTGCCGCCGTCCAGTTACATCGACGATGCGCTGACCGCGGAAGAGGCCGGCCAGGGCTATATCCTCGCCTGCCAGACACGGCCGAAGTCCGATTGCGTCATCCAGATCCCGGCCTCGTCACAAGCGTGCAAGACCGGCGTGACCACGTTCGACGGCACCCTGGCGTCGGTGGAAACCCTGTCCGACTCCACCATCGGCTTTGCCATCGAACTGGATGCTGCGGCCAACCTTGGTTTCCTGCCCGGCCAGTACGTGAAGGTCGACATTCCCGGCAGCGAGCTGTCGCGCGCCTACTCCTTCAGCTCGCCACCGGGCGCGGCGCAGGCGGCATTCGTGGTGCGCAATGTGCCGGGCGGCCGCATGAGCCAGTTCCTGCGCCACGATGCCCGCCCCGGTCAGCGCATCAGCTTCAGCGGCCCGTACGGCAGCTTCTACCTGCGCGAGGTGGTGCGTCCGGTGCTGTTCCTCGCCGGCGGTACCGGCATCGCGCCCTTCCTGTCGATGCTGGCGGTGCTGGCCGAAAGCGACAGCACGCAGCCGATCCGCATGGTGTTCGGCGTCACCAACGATGTCGACCTGGTGGCGCTGGAACAGCTGGAGGCCGCCCATGTCCGCCTGCCGCAGTTCGACTACCGCAGCTGCGTGGCGGCGGCCGACAGCGACCATCCGCGCAAGGGCTATGTCACTCAGCACATCGACCCGGCGTGGCTCAATGGCGGCGACGTCGACATCTACCTGTGCGGCCCGGTGGCGATGGTCGATGCGGTGCGCCAGTGGCTGGCCGACTCGGGCATTACCCCGGCCAACTTCTACTACGAGAAATTCTCGGCCAGCAGCGAGGCCTGA
- a CDS encoding 1,6-dihydroxycyclohexa-2,4-diene-1-carboxylate dehydrogenase codes for MRQQKRFDDKVVVVTGAAQGIGRGVAIGAAQEGAALVLVDRSDYVHEVAGEIKADGGRAIVISADLETYAGAQQAVTAALDEFGRIDVLVNNVGGTIWAKPYQEYDESQIEAEIRRSLFPTLWCCRAVLPAMIARRQGVIVNVSSIATRGIYRIPYSAAKGGVNALTASLAFEHAQDGIRVNAVATGGTEAPPRKVPRNEAAMSEQEASWYQGIVEQTIASSLMHRYGSIAEQVAAILFLASDESSYITGTVLPVGGGDQG; via the coding sequence ATGCGACAGCAAAAACGCTTTGACGACAAGGTGGTGGTGGTAACGGGGGCGGCGCAGGGCATCGGCCGCGGTGTCGCCATCGGCGCGGCACAGGAGGGCGCCGCGCTGGTGCTGGTCGACCGCTCCGACTACGTGCACGAGGTGGCCGGCGAGATCAAGGCCGACGGCGGCCGCGCCATCGTGATCTCCGCCGACCTGGAGACCTATGCCGGTGCGCAGCAGGCGGTGACGGCGGCGCTGGATGAATTCGGCCGCATCGACGTGCTGGTCAACAACGTCGGTGGCACCATCTGGGCCAAGCCGTACCAGGAGTACGACGAATCCCAGATCGAGGCCGAGATCCGCCGCTCGCTGTTTCCGACGCTGTGGTGCTGCCGCGCGGTGCTGCCGGCGATGATTGCGCGGCGGCAGGGGGTGATCGTGAACGTGTCCTCCATCGCCACCCGCGGCATCTACCGCATTCCGTACTCGGCGGCCAAGGGCGGCGTCAACGCGCTGACCGCCAGCCTCGCCTTCGAGCACGCGCAGGACGGCATCCGCGTCAATGCGGTGGCCACCGGCGGCACCGAGGCGCCGCCGCGCAAGGTGCCGCGCAACGAGGCGGCGATGAGCGAGCAGGAGGCCAGCTGGTACCAGGGCATCGTCGAGCAGACCATCGCCTCCAGCCTGATGCACCGCTACGGCAGCATCGCGGAGCAGGTGGCAGCGATCCTGTTCCTGGCGTCGGACGAGTCCTCCTACATCACCGGCACGGTGTTGCCGGTCGGTGGTGGCGATCAGGGCTAG